A single window of Rubripirellula lacrimiformis DNA harbors:
- a CDS encoding efflux RND transporter periplasmic adaptor subunit: protein MPADSHHRHLPATALLIVWVAGQTLGAAQASAQGGPANVVVAPVIRRDVASSQSFVANIRPRRQAIIGSAVDGRVEAFMVDAGQAVKAKQPLAQLLTNTINIELAGAEAELDLRRAELLELKNGSRPEEIALAEATMRASEAGSQYTQAKLARAQQLFSNSAGLSQDEFEAARAESLTAAARLSEAASSLDLVRKGPRQEKIDQAAARVAMQEQVVAGLKDRIKKYTIRSPFDGYVTSELTEAGAWARQGDPVAEVVEIDPIEVEVFVPESSIQFIRRGADCEVVVDAFPDESFPGTIDQIIPLADNRSRTFPVRVLVKNPPNDTGHRLLPGMLARVTMPTGKSESRMLVAKDALRLDGDKAAVFKVVGSTPTLVPVRTGPSIGSWISIQPIAPGSLAVDDLVVTRGNERLRPGQSVVISETQSAP, encoded by the coding sequence ATGCCTGCCGATTCCCACCATCGACACCTTCCGGCCACCGCTCTATTGATCGTTTGGGTCGCCGGCCAAACACTAGGGGCTGCCCAGGCATCGGCTCAGGGGGGACCGGCCAACGTGGTGGTCGCCCCGGTGATCCGGCGAGATGTCGCATCCAGCCAGTCGTTCGTCGCCAACATCCGGCCTCGCCGGCAAGCGATCATCGGCAGCGCCGTCGACGGGCGTGTCGAAGCGTTCATGGTGGATGCCGGCCAGGCGGTGAAAGCCAAACAACCGCTGGCCCAATTGCTGACCAACACGATCAATATCGAATTGGCGGGCGCCGAAGCCGAATTGGACCTGCGTCGTGCGGAGCTGCTGGAGCTAAAAAACGGATCGCGTCCCGAAGAGATTGCTTTGGCCGAAGCCACCATGCGAGCCTCGGAAGCGGGCAGCCAATACACGCAAGCCAAACTGGCCCGCGCCCAACAATTGTTTTCCAACAGCGCCGGACTTTCTCAAGATGAATTCGAAGCCGCTCGCGCCGAATCATTGACCGCTGCAGCGCGCCTTTCCGAAGCGGCCAGTTCGCTGGACCTGGTCCGCAAAGGCCCGCGGCAGGAAAAGATTGATCAAGCCGCAGCCCGGGTCGCGATGCAAGAACAAGTCGTGGCCGGGTTGAAGGACCGAATCAAAAAATACACCATCCGTTCGCCCTTCGACGGGTATGTCACCAGCGAATTGACCGAAGCGGGGGCATGGGCACGGCAAGGGGATCCTGTCGCCGAAGTCGTCGAGATCGATCCGATCGAAGTCGAAGTCTTCGTGCCGGAATCCAGCATCCAGTTCATTCGCCGTGGTGCCGATTGTGAAGTGGTGGTGGATGCGTTCCCGGACGAATCGTTCCCCGGCACCATCGACCAAATCATTCCGCTGGCAGACAACCGATCGCGCACGTTCCCAGTTCGCGTTTTGGTCAAGAACCCGCCCAACGATACCGGCCATCGGTTGCTGCCGGGCATGTTGGCGCGGGTAACGATGCCGACGGGTAAATCCGAATCGCGGATGCTGGTCGCCAAGGACGCGCTGCGTCTCGATGGCGACAAGGCAGCCGTGTTCAAAGTCGTCGGATCCACCCCAACCCTGGTGCCTGTTCGCACGGGGCCATCGATCGGCAGCTGGATATCGATCCAGCCGATAGCGCCGGGATCCTTGGCAGTCGACGACTTGGTGGTCACGCGCGGCAACGAACGACTTCGCCCAGGACAAAGCGTTGTGATCAGCGAAACACAATCGGCCCCCTAG
- the ilvD gene encoding dihydroxy-acid dehydratase, with protein sequence MNQSLNKFSAKITQPKSQGASQAMLYATGMTSEDMNKPQVGIASVWYEGNSCNMHLLDLAADVKKSVVDSGMVGMRFNTIGVSDGISMGTDGMSYSLQSRDLIADSIETIMGAQWYDGLIALPGCDKNMPGCLIAMGRLNRPSIMVYGGTIKPGLCGTKKLDIVSAFQAYGEYVAGTITEEERAEIIRRSCPGAGACGGMYTANTMATAIEAMGMSLPYSASIPAVDPEKKDECRRAGEAMLELLKKDIKPRDIMTRAAFENAMVTVMALGGSTNAVLHLIAMARSVDVPLTIDDFQSVSDRIPLLADLKPSGKFVQEDLHSIGGTPAVMKYLLEKGLMDGSCMTVTGKTLAENVADLPGLKEGQTIIMPVEKPIKESGHIRILRGSLAPEGAVAKITGKEGLTFTGPARCFDSEEDMLHALEEKKIAKGDVVVIRYEGPQGGPGMPEMLTPTSAIMGAGLGSDVAMLTDGRFSGGSHGFIVGHITPEAQVGGPIGLLQDGDICTIDAETNRLDVDVDEAEMAKRKAAWTAPPLKVTRGTLYRYIKTVKSASEGCVTDE encoded by the coding sequence ATGAATCAATCGCTCAACAAATTCAGCGCCAAAATCACTCAACCCAAGAGTCAGGGTGCGTCCCAGGCGATGCTGTACGCCACCGGGATGACCAGCGAGGACATGAATAAGCCGCAGGTCGGCATCGCCAGCGTTTGGTACGAGGGCAATTCGTGCAATATGCACCTGTTGGACCTGGCCGCGGATGTCAAAAAGTCGGTGGTCGATTCCGGCATGGTGGGCATGCGTTTCAACACGATTGGCGTGTCTGACGGAATCTCGATGGGCACCGACGGGATGAGCTACAGCCTGCAATCCCGCGACCTGATCGCCGATTCGATCGAAACGATCATGGGCGCCCAGTGGTACGACGGCCTGATCGCGCTGCCCGGTTGCGACAAGAACATGCCGGGATGCCTGATCGCGATGGGTCGCCTGAACCGCCCCTCGATCATGGTCTACGGCGGAACCATCAAACCAGGGCTCTGCGGAACCAAAAAACTAGACATCGTGTCGGCGTTTCAAGCCTACGGCGAATACGTCGCTGGCACGATCACCGAAGAAGAACGGGCCGAAATCATCCGCCGCAGCTGCCCTGGCGCCGGTGCCTGTGGCGGCATGTACACCGCCAACACGATGGCAACCGCGATCGAAGCGATGGGCATGTCGCTGCCCTATTCGGCCAGCATCCCGGCCGTCGATCCCGAAAAGAAAGACGAGTGCCGGCGAGCAGGCGAAGCGATGCTGGAACTGCTAAAGAAAGACATCAAGCCGCGTGACATCATGACCCGTGCGGCCTTCGAAAATGCGATGGTCACCGTCATGGCCCTGGGTGGCAGCACGAATGCAGTGCTGCACCTGATCGCGATGGCACGCAGCGTCGACGTCCCGTTGACCATCGATGACTTCCAATCGGTCAGCGACCGAATTCCGTTGCTGGCCGACCTGAAGCCCAGCGGAAAGTTCGTGCAAGAAGACCTGCACTCGATCGGCGGCACCCCCGCCGTGATGAAATACTTGCTGGAAAAGGGATTGATGGACGGTTCGTGCATGACGGTGACCGGCAAAACGCTGGCCGAGAACGTCGCCGACCTGCCCGGCCTGAAAGAAGGTCAAACGATCATCATGCCCGTGGAGAAACCGATCAAGGAAAGCGGGCACATCCGCATCCTGCGCGGTTCGCTGGCCCCCGAAGGCGCAGTTGCCAAGATCACCGGCAAAGAAGGCCTGACCTTTACCGGCCCAGCCCGCTGTTTCGACAGCGAAGAAGACATGCTGCATGCCCTGGAAGAAAAGAAAATCGCAAAGGGCGATGTGGTCGTGATCCGATACGAAGGCCCCCAAGGCGGCCCCGGCATGCCCGAAATGTTGACGCCCACCAGCGCAATCATGGGGGCGGGACTCGGCAGCGACGTGGCGATGTTGACCGATGGACGATTCAGCGGCGGAAGCCACGGTTTCATCGTCGGCCACATCACCCCCGAAGCTCAAGTCGGTGGCCCGATCGGGCTGCTGCAGGACGGCGACATCTGCACCATCGATGCCGAAACCAATCGCTTGGATGTGGATGTCGACGAAGCGGAAATGGCCAAACGCAAAGCCGCCTGGACAGCACCACCGCTGAAGGTCACTCGCGGCACGCTGTACCGGTACATCAAGACCGTCAAAAGCGCCAGTGAAGGCTGCGTTACGGACGAATAA
- a CDS encoding 3-keto-disaccharide hydrolase codes for MTGTPLKNHRPLLPLVLVLCAAFTATADDDWQSRSLPLFDEHSLAGWEGNAYWFRIENDESGTAAVVAGRLDQKIPHNEFLCTTQNYDNFELRYEVKLVGKGQNAGVQFRSKRVKGTTEVSGYQADAGQVGDRPVWGALYDESRRRKMLAEGNADEVRQWVKQDDWNQLRVVCRDRHIQIFLNGEKSIDYTETDDSIPGYGVIGLQIHSGPPTEAWYRNIRVQQFQVTK; via the coding sequence ATGACCGGAACCCCGCTGAAGAACCATCGACCGCTTTTGCCGCTGGTGTTGGTTTTGTGTGCGGCTTTTACCGCCACGGCCGACGACGATTGGCAGTCCCGATCGCTGCCGCTGTTCGACGAGCATTCGTTGGCCGGTTGGGAAGGCAACGCCTATTGGTTTCGAATCGAAAACGACGAATCCGGCACGGCGGCCGTCGTGGCTGGACGTTTGGACCAAAAAATTCCACACAACGAATTCCTGTGCACGACCCAGAACTACGACAACTTTGAACTCCGCTATGAGGTCAAGTTGGTCGGCAAGGGGCAGAACGCAGGCGTCCAGTTTCGGTCCAAGCGTGTGAAGGGGACCACCGAGGTTTCCGGGTACCAGGCCGACGCCGGCCAGGTGGGCGATCGCCCGGTGTGGGGAGCTCTGTATGACGAGTCTCGCCGCCGAAAAATGCTTGCCGAAGGAAACGCCGACGAAGTTCGCCAATGGGTCAAACAGGACGATTGGAATCAGCTTCGCGTCGTCTGCCGCGATCGACACATCCAGATTTTTCTGAACGGTGAAAAATCAATCGACTACACCGAAACCGATGATTCGATCCCCGGCTACGGTGTGATCGGGTTGCAAATCCACAGCGGTCCGCCGACCGAAGCCTGGTACCGAAACATTCGCGTTCAACAATTCCAAGTGACGAAATGA
- a CDS encoding HAD family hydrolase, producing MSDDGRIRFVYFDLGNVLLSFDEAIAHANLAKLFGVSASHAKTAVYDSGLENRFEQGVYSPGQFATEVCLAIGATGNPPTPAQICDAISDMFTPIDGMQGVMAAVRGLGFGVGILSNTCHAHWDWVVRHDYDVVLRRPDATILSYEIESMKPDGRIYEAAEAAAAVDPSEILFIDDKPENVAAAAQRGWQAKQCFGGREAVGVLGEMGVLA from the coding sequence ATGAGTGACGACGGCAGGATCCGATTTGTGTACTTCGACCTTGGCAATGTTTTACTTTCCTTTGACGAAGCCATCGCGCACGCCAATCTGGCGAAACTGTTTGGTGTTTCCGCTTCGCATGCGAAGACCGCCGTCTACGACAGCGGGCTAGAGAATCGTTTCGAACAGGGCGTCTATTCGCCGGGCCAATTCGCCACCGAGGTCTGCTTGGCGATCGGGGCAACCGGGAATCCGCCGACGCCCGCCCAGATCTGTGATGCGATCAGCGACATGTTTACGCCGATCGATGGGATGCAGGGCGTGATGGCGGCGGTCAGGGGGTTGGGGTTCGGCGTCGGGATTTTGTCGAACACTTGCCACGCACACTGGGATTGGGTCGTTCGTCACGATTACGACGTGGTGCTAAGACGCCCGGACGCGACGATCCTGAGCTACGAAATCGAATCGATGAAACCTGACGGGCGTATCTACGAAGCGGCCGAAGCGGCTGCGGCAGTCGATCCGTCGGAAATTCTGTTCATCGATGACAAGCCAGAGAACGTCGCCGCGGCAGCCCAACGCGGGTGGCAAGCAAAACAGTGCTTCGGCGGCCGCGAAGCGGTGGGGGTGTTGGGCGAAATGGGCGTTTTGGCTTGA
- a CDS encoding Ppx/GppA phosphatase family protein, whose translation MIRRFMTQPIATSPFENASVTAADASPRTVAVIDIGATSIRMAIAEIYPDGQSRTLETLVQSVELGHEAFDNRRLSRRSIEKSASVLKRYKRVLREYGVTSPKDVRVVATTAVREALNRLAFADRIFVATGFNVDSIDEAEVNRITYMGVMPHLRAHPDLADGKSIVVEVGGGNTEMLIVRGGNVLHSQSFRLGSLRLLKTLEGVRASAVRRRAMLESHIRRTLSQITDAIKRDTAIHLIALGGDMRFAAHQLLDDWDGNSLAEVPTARLAKLTEKLMSLSEDKIVKRYDASFIEAETVGPALLAYTLLAKHFDLPHVYVCDTNLRDGLIHDMAVGGSWTADFRNQIVRSAISLGRKFDFDETHARNVAELSRKLFDQLQDEHQLDSRHEVVLFVAALLHEIGMMVNVRSNHKHALYLIRYSELFGLSRDELLQVGLVARYQRRAYPQPSHEGYGTLPQQERVVVSKLAAILRLAIALDDTRSGRVREINCVADAKHLVINVPGLDDVSLEQMAMRENSGMFRDVFGLPVILRAGKLE comes from the coding sequence ATGATTCGCCGATTCATGACTCAGCCGATCGCAACTTCGCCCTTCGAAAACGCTTCCGTCACGGCCGCTGACGCTTCGCCCCGGACCGTTGCGGTCATCGACATTGGGGCGACCAGTATTCGCATGGCGATTGCTGAAATCTACCCCGATGGCCAGTCGCGGACGCTTGAAACATTGGTCCAGTCGGTCGAATTGGGCCACGAAGCCTTCGACAATCGGCGGCTTTCGCGGCGCAGTATCGAAAAATCCGCCTCAGTGTTGAAACGGTACAAACGAGTGTTGCGCGAGTACGGCGTCACGTCGCCCAAGGACGTGCGAGTGGTCGCAACCACGGCGGTCCGCGAGGCGTTGAACCGTTTGGCGTTTGCCGACCGGATCTTTGTGGCCACTGGATTCAACGTCGATTCGATCGACGAAGCCGAGGTCAATCGAATCACCTACATGGGCGTCATGCCGCATTTGCGCGCCCATCCCGATCTGGCCGACGGCAAATCGATCGTTGTCGAAGTCGGTGGGGGCAACACCGAAATGTTGATCGTCCGCGGCGGGAATGTGCTGCACAGTCAATCGTTTCGCTTGGGGTCGCTGCGGCTGCTGAAAACGTTGGAAGGTGTGCGGGCAAGCGCCGTGCGACGCCGTGCGATGTTGGAAAGCCATATCCGGCGTACTCTTTCGCAGATCACCGACGCGATCAAACGCGACACCGCCATTCACCTGATCGCCCTCGGTGGCGACATGCGTTTTGCAGCGCACCAATTGTTGGACGATTGGGATGGCAATTCGTTGGCAGAGGTCCCGACCGCGCGGTTGGCCAAGCTGACGGAAAAGCTGATGTCGCTTAGCGAAGACAAAATCGTCAAACGTTATGACGCTAGCTTCATCGAGGCCGAAACGGTGGGACCGGCGCTGTTGGCCTACACCCTGTTGGCCAAGCACTTTGACCTTCCGCACGTCTACGTTTGTGATACCAATTTGCGGGATGGTTTGATTCACGACATGGCGGTCGGCGGCAGTTGGACGGCCGACTTTCGAAATCAAATCGTGCGTTCGGCGATCTCGTTGGGCCGAAAATTCGACTTCGATGAAACGCATGCTCGAAATGTGGCAGAGCTCTCTCGCAAACTGTTCGACCAATTGCAGGACGAACATCAATTGGATAGCCGCCACGAAGTGGTCTTGTTTGTGGCGGCCCTGCTTCACGAAATTGGCATGATGGTCAACGTGCGCAGCAATCATAAGCACGCCCTGTACCTCATCCGTTACAGCGAACTGTTTGGGTTGTCGCGCGACGAGTTGTTGCAGGTCGGTTTGGTTGCACGCTATCAGCGTCGTGCCTATCCCCAGCCGTCGCACGAAGGGTATGGAACGCTGCCCCAACAGGAACGCGTCGTGGTATCCAAATTGGCTGCGATCCTGCGGTTGGCGATCGCGTTGGATGACACTCGCAGCGGCCGAGTGCGGGAAATCAACTGTGTGGCCGATGCCAAGCACCTGGTCATCAACGTGCCCGGCTTGGATGATGTTTCGTTGGAACAGATGGCGATGCGAGAAAATTCAGGAATGTTCCGCGACGTGTTCGGGCTGCCTGTAATCCTTCGTGCTGGAAAATTGGAGTAG